The genomic stretch TGATCGATGGGGTAAAGCTGATTGACTATGACGGGTTCGTCGATTTAGTTGTCGAACACCAAAGCGTTCAGGCGTGGTTTTGATCGAATGCAGGTCACACACGCCATGCGCGGACGTTCCATAATTGCTCACAGCCCATGACCCTGAACATCGACGGCAAACCTTGCAACACCGACCCGGAAGGCTATCTCAAGGAGATCGACGCGTGGACGCCAGCGGTCGCGCACGCGATGGCAGTACATGACGACGTGACCCTCACCGAGGCGCACTGGGAGGTCATACATTTCCTGCGCGGCTATTATTATGAATACGGCATCGCCCCGTCGGTGCGCGTGCTCGTGCGGGCCGTTGGCGAGCGTCTCGGTCCTGACAAGGCGAAGAGCGCATATCTCTATCGACTGTTTCCCGAAGGCCCGGCCCGGCAGGCGTGCCGATACGCGGGGCTGCCCAAGCCGACCGGATGCGTCTGAACACGATGGTTAACCAGTCGCCGCAACATGAAAGCGACTGGCTCTGGCAAACGCCGCTTGTGGTTCGGGGGCGTCAACCCGCTCTGGTCGAACGGTCATGATTTCGTCGACGATCTGCCGAGCTAAAAACGCCGGCGCCTCGTCAATCCAGCGCGCGCCCAATCTGCCGGTAACTCCCACCCCATAACAAACGCAGACTTAACCCCTCACGCTCCGACCACGTCAGTCTCTTATGCCTTGCCATGCAACACCTCCTGTCTCACCATCATAGGCGTTGCACTGGAATCTTGAGACCAGCCTCTCGCATACGAGGTCATATACCCAGGCCGGATCCTCTATGTTGTCGTAAACGACCTCGGCCAGAAATTCACGACGCGCTGCCGCGACAAATCTGGCACGTTTCACCGGGACAGGCGGCGCGATTCCGCAAATACATCCTTTGCCGCACGATCCTGCGTTTCGGCAGGGTCAAACGCGGCAATTCGACCCCCGATCTCTCGGGCCCATGCCGCTTCGATGTCAGCAAGCGGCGACTGTAGCGACTCGAGCAGGGTCTCCGCGAGCTTGGCGCGCTCCTCGCCACAAACGCGTTGGCCTGCTGTTCAATGTCTTTGAGAGAAGCGGCCATGTTCCCACCGTAGTCAGAACTGAGTTCTATGCCGGGTTCAATGTCGCGTACTGAACCGCTAACGCTGATCAGGCCCGAGATAGCTGCCACAGGAACAACACGGTCGCGATCACGCTCAGAACACTTCGCGCCGCATGAAGTGTGCCCAGCGTTCGAGCAAAGCGCGTGTCTTGGCCGAGGCAAGATTGCGGCCAGGTGCAAGCAGTTTATGGTTTGTGGGCATGATGGCGATGAAGGTGAATGGCACAACACTACCGATCACGAGGCCAGCGATCAGCCACCATACGCTTGCCCCGATGAGCCATGCGGATACACCCGCTAGTAGACTGATTAATGCAAGTGGAGCCTGCATAAACGTGCGCGCCGGTAGCTCGGCGCCCATTGCGCCACGGCAGCGCGGGTGTCGCCGAGCATGCGCGCGGGATACTCGGGGACATTGATGTAGATCGCGGCGCCGGCAAAAACGGACGCGCAGAAGGTGGCGAGAAACTGCGAGGCTTGGAGCATCGATGCGGCCTCCCGTGATGTTAAACGCCGAAGCTCAGCGAACCTGTGTCAGCGCGTTTTAACCCTGGCTGATGGCGCCAGGCTGCCGAGGTTTTGCCGCAATTACGTTTCGTTGCGCGTGCCGATTAGCGCGGTCGAAACCGTCGGTCATTGCAGCACCCAGTTCAAGGCGATCTGCGGGATGGTCTTGCCGATTTCATTCGCGATCTCATCCAGGGCATCGACCACGTGGAACAGCCGTTCTTCCTCCACCGGCGGTTCGCTTTCGGCGGTTTCGTGCAGGCGACTGGTTTCCGGCAGTGATTGGCCGCGCCGGATCTTGCCGGTCAGGCAGCCCAGCCGAGCGGGCTCCATACGATGGCGCCTACGCCCTGATCCAGCGCGTGCTGGCGGTCCACGACCTCGAGCGCGTCGCCGCCTTCCCCGTTAAAGCCGACATCGCGGCCGGTCGGCTACTGCCGGTGCTGGGGAGACTGCAATCCAGGTGACCTCGAGGTGATGTACGCGGTGCCCTACGTCAGGGCGGGCATCTGCCGGCACGCGTTCGCGCGTTTCTCGACTACCTCGTCGAGAGGGTACGGCTCACATGATCTCACGGCCTCTGAACAGCGTCGCGCGCGTCTTGTCCAGATGTCAGACTTTTCTTACCTTGCGAATTCCGACTTCGCCCAATTCCGGAGCAGAGTCGTAGCCTGCCGATCAATGGCGCGTGGACTATAGACGAGATCGTAGCGGTAGCTTTCCAAGGATACGGAAAATGGCTGGACGAGTACCCCCGAAGCCAGTTCCTCGGCCACCAGGGTAAGACTGAGCAGTCCCACGCCTTGGCCGGCGACCGTTGCCTGCACGGCGTGAATCTCGTCCGTAAAGGAAAGGCCGGCGTCCGCGGCGACGCCCTTTACTCCAGACCGCTCGAGCCAGGTGCGCCACACCGGAGCGCGTTCGTCGTCACACGCCGGTCCCTAGTCGAAGTGCACCAGGGTTGCCCTCCTCAGATCCTCCTCCCCGACCAGCGCAAGCCGTGGACTGCACACAGGGGCGAAACGGTCCTGGAACAGGGGTTCGACGAGAAGGCCTGGGTAGCGGCCACCTCCGAAGCGCACTGCGGCATCGGCCGCGGATTCCAGATCGACCGGCTCATTGGACGCGTCCAGACGCAAGGTCCAATCCGGATGCGCGATCCGGAACGAGCCGGCGCGCGGCGCCAGTCGCTTGGCCATGAAAGCGACTGTTGAAGACAAGGTCGCCACCTTGGACGCACGCGAACGCCGAATTGCATTGATGGCGCGCTCGAACCCGTCGAGGCCCTCTCGCATCGCCGGAAACAGCGCATGCCCGGAGGCGGTCAACCGCACCTGCCGTGTGCGTCTCTCGAACAGTTTTGTCCCCAAGATTTCTTCAAGCAGCCGAATCTGGTGGCTGACCGCCGTCGGCGTGACGTTCAGTTCCTCCGCGGCGAACTTGAAGCTTAGTCGCCGGGCAGCGGCTTCAAAGACCCGGAGAGCACCCAGTGGCGGAAGTTTCCTCATGCCGAGTGTGCCATAGATCAACTAATCTCATTTGTTGCCTGAGATATTAGCATTTGTGATCCCGTTCATCTTTCCGCATATTGAGCGCGGCCGTAGAGCTTTTCGTTTTTTCTCGGCTGATCCTGCCTCACCCATGCACCGAGTGGAGCATCCCATGCAGATTGACCAGGTTCACACGGATCCCGACCCGTACGCGCCTTACCTGCTGTCACAGGCGATCCGCGCCGGCGGCTTCGTCTTTGTATCGGGACAGGCCAGCGTGGGCAACGACGGCGCCATCGTGAGTCCAAGAGACTTTGATCGCCAGGCCGATCAGGCTTTCCGCAATCTGGAGCGCGCGTTGAAAGCCGGCGGCTCCGGGCTGGACCGGATCGTCAAGGTCAACATCTACCTGACCTCGATGGCGCATTTTCCAAAAATCGTGGAACTGCGGCGCAAGTGGTTTTCGGCGCCCTATCCGGCCGACACGATCGTGGAAGTCTCGGCGCTCTATTTGCCCGATGCCGCGATCGAGATTGACGCGGTTGGAATCGCTGATGAGAACTCGTTATGACCGCGGGAGCGCGAACTCTTCAAAGGATGATCATCATGCGGCAACACGCCAGAGTGGCAATGGCATTGGCGATGGCCCTCACGCTGTCGCCCGCCGTGGCACTCGCTGCCGGTGGCGTTAAGCTCAGTTCTGACGATGAGACGCGGATCGTCGCCAAGGGACAGCCGGTGTATCCGGAAGGCATTGCCTGCGATTCGGTCGGCAAGCGCTTCTTCGTCGGCTCCACGCGTCTCGGCCATCTGTTCACCGTCACCGACACGAGTGAGCTCAAGCAATTTTCGACGGACAAGAGAATCGCCACGACCCTCGGCATCAACGTCGATGCGTCCCGCAGTCGCGTCGTGGCAGCGATCACCGACTACGGCGTCGGCGTGCGCCCAAAGCCCGAGCAGAGCACCAACCCCGCGGCAGTCGCGGTGTTCGATCTGGCGAGCGGCAAGCTGCTCGAGTTCCACGATCTGCGCAATCTGGTGCCCGGGCCGGCGCACCTCGCGAATGATGTCGCCGTCAATAACCAAGGGAACATCTACGTCACGGACAGCCTCGCGCACGCGATCTACAAAATCGATGCGGCGGGCGATAAGTTGGTCCTCGTCCAGCACGGGCAGTTCAAGGGCGAAGGCTTTACCATGAATGGCCTCGACGTGCATCCCGACGGCTATCTGCTCGTCGTGAAGAAGTCCGACGGCAAGCTCTTGAAGGTACCGCTCGACGATCCCGAGAAATTCATCGAGGTCAAACTTGCAGAGCCGATCATGGCGGCAGACGGCGCCCTACTCGCGGGCGGCGATGTGGTGGTCATCCGCAACCGAACCGAAACCGCGACAGCCAACGAGATCGTAGTGCTGCGAAGCCACAACGACTGGCCTTCCGCCAGCATTGCCGATCGCAAGCCGCACACGGACAACTATCCGACGACGGCCACTCTGCGCGGCGAACAAATCATTTAGTCATTTCGGGCAACTCGTGCATAAACACGCTGCTGTCGATGCTGGAGGACCGTTCAGGAAGACTACAGCAACAGTTCCAGATCCATAACGGTCGTCACAATTGGTGGAGCCGCCCATTAAAGGGTGCGTAGTCACAAACAGCCACGCAACTAAGTACTAACCCGCACATCCGAATAGAAAGGAGAACGACTATGGAGTGGATTTATCTTGGTTTAGCCGCCCTCTTTGAGGTGACATTCGCCATGAGCATGAAGTATGCGGAGGGTTTCACTAAGCTGGTCCCCACAATGATCACCGTGGTTGGGGTGACCGGCGGAATCGGTTTCCTCACGCTGGCGCTGAAGACTTTGCCCGTAAGCGTGGCTTACCCGATTTGGACCGCGGTCGGAACCCTCGGTACGGTCATCCTCGGTTACCTGTGGCTTGGCGAGTCCTTGAGCGCTCTAAAGGTCGCATCGGCTCTCGCGATCGTCGCCGGCATTTCCGGCCTGAAGATCTCGGGAGGTTGAGGTGCACATGCTCCGAGCGCCTGAGCGATCTACTTCCGGCGACAGAGGAGGCACTCTGCGCGTAGAGTCGAGCAGGCCGTGGTGATTGACCCGCAACGAAAGCGCACAGCGATCGCAATCGGGTGACGTGCCGATGGCATCGAAATCGAGCGCATGATCTGCGATGGGCCAATCCCACGGGACACTTCGTTTTATCGAAAGGAGAAGTATCGCCATGAGCCGAGACATTCTACGATCGGGAACAGTTTCACCGGAGCGGAAAGTAAATATACCCCGGTTTAAGCAACAGCGGCCATTGGCAAATAGCGTTTGAATTTCCTCTACGTGCCGAGAGAAGAAAGGGAGTCGAAATCCCTCGCGTCTAGAACTCGATCGTCGTTAACACTCCCGTTGAGACGGTGTGGAAGCGAATCGCGGATTTCCATGATTTCTCATGGGCGCCGTCTGTCATCATACGGTGCGAAAACGTGGGCGACAAAAGCGGAACTCGTGGTGCGAAGCGTCTGCTCAACGGAAGTTTTCTGGATACATTAGTCGTGTACAGCGAATCCGAGCACCGAATTACGTACTCGATCGATGACGCACCCTCTCCGATTCTTTGTCGCGTCGTAGAAGTAGAGCACGCACGCCGGGTTCTCACACTTGCGGACGAGTGTCGGGTCGCCGTCACACAGCAGGTCCATCGCCGACTCGGCGACGGGCACGCCGACTATCATGCGAATCTCGCGAGCTACCCGGCGTGGCACAATTACTTCCGCGAGCACCAGCCGCCGACGCTCGTCCTCTGGGGGAAAAACGACTCGCTGTTAGGAGTCGAAGGTGCGCATGCTTATCGCCGCGATCTTAAGGATGTCGAAGTACATTTACTGGACACCGGCCACTTCGCGCTCGAAGAGGACGCGGCGGTGATCGCCGCGCACATTACACAATTCATCAAGTCGCGCGTCCCGGGCGCCTCGTGCGCACGCGCGGGGTAAGCATCGAGCCGCGTCGAGTGATGAACCGCTTTGATCTCAGGCGCATTCTTCCCTTAGTCGCGCCGGCATGGCGATCAGGAGCAGCGTGATGAACTTCTTTCTAATCTCCATCCAAACGGGTATGCCGCGACCGCTGGGCGGCGACCAAACGGATGGCTCGGCGGACGATGCATGGACGACGGGCATCATCAAGCAAAAAGTGGAAACGCCGGTGTGGCTCGGGGGCACGAACCTCGCGGGCGACGGGCAGGCGGATCTTGTGAGCCACGGCGGGCGCGACAAGGCAGTGTGCGCCTATCCAGCCGCACACTACCCTTACTGGCAGAACGAACTCGCTCTGCCAAAGCTAGATCACGGCGCTTTCGGCGAGAACTTCACCGTCGGCGGCATGACTGAAGAAACGGTGTGCGTCGGAGACGTTTACGACATCGGCGAGGCTCGCGTGCAAATCTCGCAGCCGCGCCAGCCGTGTTGGAAACTGGCGCGACGCTGGCGTGTGAGAGACTTTCCCGCTCGCGTTGTGGCGACGGGCTACACGGGCTGGTACTTCCGCGTGCTGCGCGAAGGCTACGTTGCGGCTGGCGCGTCCATTGCGCTCGTCGAACGCCACTTTACCGAGTGCACGATCAAGCGTGCGAACGAAATCATGTACGGGGAGCGGGACAATCCGGGTGCGGCGCGCGCACTCGCCGCCTGTGCGTTGCTGTCCGAGAGTTGGCGGGCGGCCCTGCTGAGGCGCGCGGCAGGGTAATGAAGTTTTTGCGGCGCGGGCGTTGCGACTGGCCTTGTATCGGTTGCCTCAATGTCGGGGTTGAATAGAGAAAGATCCTTGATACCGCGGTAAGCACAACTGCGACCTCGCGAGGCTTGACTAAACCAGCTCGCCGAGATTAGCGCGCTCGTGTTCGAGCAAATACTGCTTACGCCGCAAGCCGCCGCCATAGCCGCCGAGCCGTCCGTCTTTGTTGATCACGCGATGACACGGGATCAGTATGCAGATGCGATTGAGGCCGTTCGCGTGGCCTACCGCGCGCACGGCTTTAGGGTTTCCTGTGGCGATTGCCAACTGCTCGTAGGAGCGCGTCTCACCGTAGGGAATCGCAAGTAATTGCTCCCAGACACGCTGCTGGAACGTGGTGCCGCGATAGCTTAGCGGCACCGAGAAGCGCCGCAGCGATCCGGCGAAATAGTCCGCGAGTTCTCCCTGGAGCTTCACAAGATGCGCGTTTGACCCAGGCACGACGGGCGCATCAAGGCGCTTTCGCAGCGCGGCGATATGAGCGTTCATTGTTCCTCGCTCAGTGAACTCCAGTAGACAGATTCCACCGTGTGTCGAGGCCGCAACCAGCGGCCCGAGCGGGCTCTCCAGGCAGCACACGAAAATTGATTCGCGATCCGCGCGCCGCCAGGCGGGCAGCCGAACTCTTTCGCAAACGCATCCCGAAATCCGCTGTGGGAGTCAAATCCGGTTTCGAACACGGCGGCATCTAGCGAGCCGCCGTTTCGAATCTGGTGCAAGGCTGCGCTGAGCCGGCGCGCGCGGGCGAACGCCTGGAATGTCAGTCCGTAGTGGCGCAGGAAATGCCGTCGGGCGGTGGCCGGATCGATCCCTCGCGCCCGTAGATCGTGGTCCGTAATGCGTGGCGCCGGATCACGCCCCAGCTCCGAGAGCAACTCCGACGCCCATGCCGGTTGATCGTCCCATTGCAGCGGCCGGCAGCGCTTGCACGGGCGATATCCTGCGGCCAGCGCCGCGTTTGTGTTCGAAAAGTACTCAACGTTCTTTGGCAGCGGCTTGCGCGCCGGGCACGTCGGGCGGCAGAAAATCCCTGTGGTGCGCACGCCCAGGAAGAACAGCCCGTTATAGGCGGCGTCCCGAGCGAGGTACGCCCGCTCCATTTCCGCGATCGGTGGCATTGTGTTCATGCGCGGAGCTTAGCCGGCATTCCCGCGCGCGCGCCACCGATTTTCGGGCGCCGATGTCGAGCGCGAGTCATGCGTTCAGCATGTGGTTAAGTATCTGTCACGCGTGAGCTGATAAATAAAACAGTGGTCATCGCCGAAATCGCGTTCTTCCACGAACATAAAGCCAAGGCGCTCGTAGAAACGGTGCACAGCCGTATTTGACGCCAGAGGATCGATCAGGACGGCTTGCACCGAAGCGTCCTTGAAGCAGCGCTCAAGTGTCTGCCGCATCATCACTGTGCCGTAGCCTTTTCCCAGCGCATCTGGCTCTCCAATCCAGATGTCAATCGCTCGCAGAAAGGATGGCGCGTCTCCCCAGTAATGGCTGTCCTCACGCGCCGGATCGATGATTTGTACAAAGCCAATGGGGCGGCCATCCACCTCACCGATCAGGTGCTCGCGCCAGTCGGGCGACCTGTGCAGCTCGGTTTCCCAACCCCAGTCATCGTTCGGATCAGCGTCGAGTACGTGCGGCTGCTCGTCCCAACGTTGCAGCAACGAGAGATCTTCGGGTGTGGCGGCGCGCAGGCGGATGCCTGGGATATTTCTAATCACTTAGAGATGTCTCTGTGCCACCTGACTACGCTTGGA from Gammaproteobacteria bacterium encodes the following:
- a CDS encoding methylated-DNA--[protein]-cysteine S-methyltransferase; translated protein: MNAHIAALRKRLDAPVVPGSNAHLVKLQGELADYFAGSLRRFSVPLSYRGTTFQQRVWEQLLAIPYGETRSYEQLAIATGNPKAVRAVGHANGLNRICILIPCHRVINKDGRLGGYGGGLRRKQYLLEHERANLGELV
- a CDS encoding MOSC domain-containing protein; amino-acid sequence: MAIRSSVMNFFLISIQTGMPRPLGGDQTDGSADDAWTTGIIKQKVETPVWLGGTNLAGDGQADLVSHGGRDKAVCAYPAAHYPYWQNELALPKLDHGAFGENFTVGGMTEETVCVGDVYDIGEARVQISQPRQPCWKLARRWRVRDFPARVVATGYTGWYFRVLREGYVAAGASIALVERHFTECTIKRANEIMYGERDNPGAARALAACALLSESWRAALLRRAAG
- a CDS encoding methylphosphotriester-DNA--protein-cysteine methyltransferase family protein, whose translation is MNTMPPIAEMERAYLARDAAYNGLFFLGVRTTGIFCRPTCPARKPLPKNVEYFSNTNAALAAGYRPCKRCRPLQWDDQPAWASELLSELGRDPAPRITDHDLRARGIDPATARRHFLRHYGLTFQAFARARRLSAALHQIRNGGSLDAAVFETGFDSHSGFRDAFAKEFGCPPGGARIANQFSCAAWRARSGRWLRPRHTVESVYWSSLSEEQ
- a CDS encoding TusE/DsrC/DsvC family sulfur relay protein, with protein sequence MTLNIDGKPCNTDPEGYLKEIDAWTPAVAHAMAVHDDVTLTEAHWEVIHFLRGYYYEYGIAPSVRVLVRAVGERLGPDKAKSAYLYRLFPEGPARQACRYAGLPKPTGCV
- a CDS encoding RidA family protein — translated: MQIDQVHTDPDPYAPYLLSQAIRAGGFVFVSGQASVGNDGAIVSPRDFDRQADQAFRNLERALKAGGSGLDRIVKVNIYLTSMAHFPKIVELRRKWFSAPYPADTIVEVSALYLPDAAIEIDAVGIADENSL
- a CDS encoding acetyltransferase — its product is MRNIPGIRLRAATPEDLSLLQRWDEQPHVLDADPNDDWGWETELHRSPDWREHLIGEVDGRPIGFVQIIDPAREDSHYWGDAPSFLRAIDIWIGEPDALGKGYGTVMMRQTLERCFKDASVQAVLIDPLASNTAVHRFYERLGFMFVEERDFGDDHCFIYQLTRDRYLTTC
- a CDS encoding multidrug efflux SMR transporter; the protein is MEWIYLGLAALFEVTFAMSMKYAEGFTKLVPTMITVVGVTGGIGFLTLALKTLPVSVAYPIWTAVGTLGTVILGYLWLGESLSALKVASALAIVAGISGLKISGG